A region from the Arachis ipaensis cultivar K30076 chromosome B01, Araip1.1, whole genome shotgun sequence genome encodes:
- the LOC107639766 gene encoding uncharacterized protein LOC107639766 isoform X1, whose product MSMENNNLYMNKFEVKRVENGRVIISNAVLHSSGKSVKILEVSSDDREEVERQKRCFQTSLALSSKLFLQGLFCFPENNGKRWVFIYENYDIDLANAWARNWDEFRVYLKQFLLALSSLYEEKNMRHGKISPYNFVINGDRGGLVTGVEGNPFPNFMSKDAVVRDEMWDLRNILFSSLNLGASSKELDMFLDFLPWCGSWKQVFCHPFFLDFQHRCYYFLLANQYLNDYLRKSKHAIRLGDAIKMELQNHQIYMKNWKVGVNRVNYPAMIHILNDPNTNYGYGSNEFLRFARNCVAHLYIVTNGGMCQQAETLVRRIEDSYPAFLCAVHRVFVAATIYIFDMP is encoded by the exons atgaG TATGGAGAACAATAATTTGTATATGAACAAGTTTGAAGTCAAAAGAGTAGAAAATGGCAGAGTTATCATCTCAAATGCAGTATTGCACAGTAGCGGAAAAAGTGTCAAAATTCTGGAAGTTTCAAGTGATGATAGAGAAGAAGTTGAGAGGCAGAAACGTTGTTTTCAGACTTCCTTGGCACTCTCATCGAAACTTTTTTTACAAGGACTTTTTTGTTTTCCCGAGAATAATGGAAAGAGATGGGTTTTTATTTATGAGAATTATGACATTGATTTAGCAAATGCTTGGGCTCGCAATTGGGACGAATTCAGGGTTTATCTCAAACAATTTTTACTAGCTCTGTCAAGTTTATACGAAGAAAAGAACATGCGTCATGGGAAAATAAGCCCGTATAATTTTGTAATAAATGGGGACAGAGGAGGACTCGTTACCGGAGTCGAGGGAAATCCTTTTCCTAATTTCATGAGCAAAGATGCCGTTGTTAGGGACGAGATGTGGGATCTACGTAACATTTTATTTTCTTCGCTGAATCTCGGTGCATCTTCAAAAGAACTCGATATGTTCTTAGATTTTTTACCATG GTGTGGATCATGGAAGCAGGTGTTTTGTCATCCGTTTTTCTTAGATTTTCAACACAGatgttattattttcttttgGCCAACCAATATTTAAATGACTATTTAAGAAAATCTAAGCATGCCATCCGTCTGGGAGACGCAATTAAAATGGAACTTCAGAACCATCAGATATATATGAAAAACTGGAAAGTTGGAGTGAACAGAGTGAACTATCCGGCAATGATACACATTTTGAATGATCCAAATACAAATTATGGTTATGGTTCTAATGAGTTTCTTCGATTTGCAAGAAACTGTGTAGCTCACCTATACATTGTG ACTAATGGTGGGATGTGTCAACAAGCTGAAACTTTGGTGAGAAGGATTGAGGATTCCTATCCTGCTTTTTTATGTGCAGTACATCGTGTGTTTGTGGCGGCGACAATTTATATTTTTGATATGCCTTAA
- the LOC107639766 gene encoding uncharacterized protein LOC107639766 isoform X2, which translates to MENNNLYMNKFEVKRVENGRVIISNAVLHSSGKSVKILEVSSDDREEVERQKRCFQTSLALSSKLFLQGLFCFPENNGKRWVFIYENYDIDLANAWARNWDEFRVYLKQFLLALSSLYEEKNMRHGKISPYNFVINGDRGGLVTGVEGNPFPNFMSKDAVVRDEMWDLRNILFSSLNLGASSKELDMFLDFLPWCGSWKQVFCHPFFLDFQHRCYYFLLANQYLNDYLRKSKHAIRLGDAIKMELQNHQIYMKNWKVGVNRVNYPAMIHILNDPNTNYGYGSNEFLRFARNCVAHLYIVTNGGMCQQAETLVRRIEDSYPAFLCAVHRVFVAATIYIFDMP; encoded by the exons ATGGAGAACAATAATTTGTATATGAACAAGTTTGAAGTCAAAAGAGTAGAAAATGGCAGAGTTATCATCTCAAATGCAGTATTGCACAGTAGCGGAAAAAGTGTCAAAATTCTGGAAGTTTCAAGTGATGATAGAGAAGAAGTTGAGAGGCAGAAACGTTGTTTTCAGACTTCCTTGGCACTCTCATCGAAACTTTTTTTACAAGGACTTTTTTGTTTTCCCGAGAATAATGGAAAGAGATGGGTTTTTATTTATGAGAATTATGACATTGATTTAGCAAATGCTTGGGCTCGCAATTGGGACGAATTCAGGGTTTATCTCAAACAATTTTTACTAGCTCTGTCAAGTTTATACGAAGAAAAGAACATGCGTCATGGGAAAATAAGCCCGTATAATTTTGTAATAAATGGGGACAGAGGAGGACTCGTTACCGGAGTCGAGGGAAATCCTTTTCCTAATTTCATGAGCAAAGATGCCGTTGTTAGGGACGAGATGTGGGATCTACGTAACATTTTATTTTCTTCGCTGAATCTCGGTGCATCTTCAAAAGAACTCGATATGTTCTTAGATTTTTTACCATG GTGTGGATCATGGAAGCAGGTGTTTTGTCATCCGTTTTTCTTAGATTTTCAACACAGatgttattattttcttttgGCCAACCAATATTTAAATGACTATTTAAGAAAATCTAAGCATGCCATCCGTCTGGGAGACGCAATTAAAATGGAACTTCAGAACCATCAGATATATATGAAAAACTGGAAAGTTGGAGTGAACAGAGTGAACTATCCGGCAATGATACACATTTTGAATGATCCAAATACAAATTATGGTTATGGTTCTAATGAGTTTCTTCGATTTGCAAGAAACTGTGTAGCTCACCTATACATTGTG ACTAATGGTGGGATGTGTCAACAAGCTGAAACTTTGGTGAGAAGGATTGAGGATTCCTATCCTGCTTTTTTATGTGCAGTACATCGTGTGTTTGTGGCGGCGACAATTTATATTTTTGATATGCCTTAA